The Caproicibacterium amylolyticum genome includes the window TTTTTGTTAACCATAAGATTTTCTTTAGAAGTTACAGAGCTGCCCAGTGTGAACGGATAGAATACACCGTATGATCCAGCATCGCTCCATACTTTATACAAATTTATATTTTTTTGATATGCACTTACATCATTATACAGTGTCTGCCCTGTTGCCAAAATCAGCAAAACACTTAACGCCTTTACTGCAAAATTCAAATATAGAATACTCTTGGAACTTGATTTACCGTTCAAATTCTGGTAAATATGGCATAGATGGATTGTAAGTATGCCAATGCCAATCACTAGAAGTGCAGAGACAAGGTATGCAGCCAACGTTCCACGCATAACACGCCAAGCGTAAATAAAATCTCCGGTATAGAAGCCAACAGCAAACATCACAACAAGAACTGTCACCGCAAATACAAGAAGAACCCTTCGCAAAAGCAGCCATAGAATACGGCCTGTGGTTACACCATGCAGCTTTAAAACTGCTATGTGCTTGGATTCCCGCAATAAACTGTACAGAAGAGAAATGATCACCATCAACATGAGCATTCCATAGACACACTCAAACGGAACTTCGTCAGCGGTCATCATGGCTATTTCTTTTGAATCGCCCTGCAGTTTTTCAGCAGGAATTTTCACTTGAAATTTTTGCTGTATGTTCTTCTGCAAACTCGCTAAAAATGCTTCTTTTGTAACTCCATCCGGCAACTCAACGTAATACCGTCCGCTTCCTTTTAGCTCTGATGTCATCTGATAGAACGGTTCCAGTCGTAAACTGGTTTCCCACATGTAATTGCGCAGCAAACCAATCTGCTCTGCATTTCCGGTACTTTGCGTGGATATGAACTGCTTTACGGTTTGATTTTGAGTTTCAACCGGTGTAAACTGCCTGCCGCGTTTTATTGTAAAAGTCTTGCTGTATGGACTGTCCACGGTAATCAGGCAGTACTTAATTACCTCAAATTCAAGCTTTCCTTTTTCATCACGATTGCCCATCGTGTAATTTCTAAAAAGGTTGGTATGTGTTTCTTTTGCGGTTTTCAGTAATACAGAAAACAATTCATCCGGGTCTGAAATCTGGGCATCATCCGGTATCGAAAATTGCTGACAATATTTCTGTACATTGGTTTGAATTGTTTCCATTTCTCGGTTAGATTCCAGCAAAAAGCCAATGTACGCCTGAAATACAACCGCGATGACTATCATAACCGAAACGATTTTTTTCATATCTCATCCCGCTTTCATAAAATTTTACATCAAAAATCATTTATCTAAAAGGAAAGGCAGCAACTCTACAAAATGCAGAATTACTGCCTTTCAATTGAATCTTTATATTTTATTTTACGTCATAATAGCTTTGCCCCGTAGATCCCCAATCACCTTGAACACTGGAAAAAGAGGTCTGCTTTGGTACAGTCTAGCCGCTTTCAGCTTTAAGGGTTCCTAAGTAACAACTTGACTTGTGTACCCTAGTATCGTGATAATAATTGGACCATACCTTTTTCTGACCCCAACCTGCGATAGAGGTTCCATAGTCCCAGGAACCACCATCAACATTGACTGCCGCAAACGCTGGTGCAGCAGTTGCTGTGATCATGAGGGCTGCTGCTGCAAGAGCAACGACCCGCCTGCGAAATTCTTTAACCATAATTTTTGTACATCTCTTTTTTTTTCAGTTCAGTTAATCTTTATTTATGTAAGATCGTCAGCACTTTCCTGCAGTAAAAGTGCTGCCAGTTCACATACTGCTTAAATAACTTGTTCCTGTTTATGGAATATTACGTATTTTTTGTTTCGTACTGTACTTTCGTTATATACTGTTCCATTAAAAATTGCAATAGGAAATCGATAAGTGATAGTAAATCGGCGATAAGTGATAGTGGTTTAACCGTTTTTTTACTTATTTGTTATATAAATTGTAATTTCCACGAATTTTTTTTTCTACCAAAACAGTATTCTTTCATGCACTTAATTTTTCTCAAAACCACAGTATCCAAACAGTGCGTTTTCAGTACCATTGTTTCCGGCATACCATCTACTTGGTACTATCAAATGGATTTGCAAGTATTTACAAAGGCTGCAATCAAAGAATTGTAAATAAAAAAGACGGCCTTGCTTTGCAGTGCACAAAGTAAAGCCGTTTAAGCCTAGATTATTTTATGGCAGAAATTTTTCACCTTTATTGCTTTCGTGAAGAAGGGACCAAAATATTCAGCGTGGATTTTTGTTGGCCGTTAGTTAACCGTTGACGACCAAAGCACCGGTGACAGGTGTAATTCCGGCGTAGTTTGCGTCAGCCATTGTAAAGTTAAGAGAAGTAGTCTTTCTTTCGTTGAGTACAGCTTCAGTCTGTGACTTTTGTGCCATGGAAACAGTCTGCGGTGTTGTGATAGCATTATGGTTGGCGTCTGAACCGTTCTGTGCAACGTAAAAACCAATACCAGCAGCAGTATATGGTACATTTCCAAAAGTTGCAACGCCATTAGTAATCGCTTTTTCGACACCATAGAGGGAACCGCCAGACTGGTTACTTAGCTGCATAGCACCAGATGTGATAGAGTTACCCAGATCATCTTTCACTGTAACTTCTAGTGTACCACTGGCTGAGATGCTAAGAGCAATGGAAGTAGAAGTCGGCTCAACCGTAAATTGAGCAATGCCACCATCAGCGTAACCAGAAATTGTGGTCGAAACAAAAGAATAGGTGCCAACCGGGAGCGTAACTGGCTGGGTTGAACTGCCGTTCTGGAAGTTTATGGTATAATCGGATGCCGCCATACATTAATCTCTCCATTCATATTTATTAGCCCTGGATAGTTGGAATCAAACACTTTAAAACGGATTGGCACCGTTATTGGTGTGTACAGCATTTGAGAAAAGAGAAAGCACATATTGCAGCATTTTCCAGGACCAATATGCAGCCATTTGGTTATTCCACCGGGGTTAAGTCCAGCACGTTGAAATACTCGAACCGTATAATCGCCTGCAGGAAGTTTAAAACATGCTGTTTCAAAAGACTTCGTGTAATGCTTAATAAGCATTACATCATTTTTATCAAAAATCTGTATCCAAAAGCAGCACGGGCAGCCATACATAACCTCACATCGTATGCGTAATTCCGCTTTTAAACACCAACCTTTCCAGGCTTGAGTGTATGTGATTTACATACGCCCATATCAGGCTATGTATTGGAAACCTAAAGTGACACTGCAATATTGCATAATTAGACATATATATTCAAAAATTTCAACTATATGGTGGAGGCTTTCAAAAACAATTTGTATTTCACCTTCTTATCGATATTTTCGATAACAATTTAGCAAAAATAATCATTACCAGATAAGTACGTAAATGTGTTATACTCAGTTCAATACAAAAAAGCAAGGATGGAAAGGATTTTAGAATTATGTTGTCATCTGTTGTAGGCTACCCGCGTATCGGTGAAAAGCGAGAGTTGAAATTTGCTGTACAAGACTATTGGAAAAGTGATATTACAACAAAAGAATTGGGTGATATTGCGTTTAATCTTCGCTTAACTCATTGGGAAAAGCAAAAGTCTGCGGGAATTGATTTGATACCTTCGAATGACTTTTCTTTTTATGATACGCTGCTGGATATGGCTGTTCTGCTGGGTGCCATTCCCGTTCGGTACAAGTCCCTTGGATTGTCTACATTGGACACTATGTTTGCTATGGCACGCGGTTATCAGGGCAAAGCAGGTGACGTACATGCGCTCCCAATGAAAAAGTGGTTTGACACAAATTATCATTATATGGTTCCGGAACTTGAAAAAGATACGAAATTGACACTTGCAGGTACGAAACCTTTCGATGAATTCTTGGAAGCCAAAAAGGCTGGGATTTTGACAAAACCGGTACTGATTGGTCCGTATACTTTTTTGAAGTTGGCGTGGTATGAAAAAAATCTAAAAGCTGAAGATTTTGTAAATGATGCAGCGGCAGCTTACGCAAAAGCATTAACTCGTTTTGCAGAATTAGGTGCAGAATGGGTGCAGTTTGATGAACCTGCGTTGGTAAAAGATATGAAAACTGAAGATACAGAACTATTTACAAAGCTGTATCAGATAATGTTTTCAGTTCCAAAAGGCGGAGTAAAAGTTTTACTTCAAACTTATTTTGGAGATATACGTGACTGCTATCAGGATGTAGTATCTCTTCCTTTTGATGGTGTAGGGTTGGATTTTGCAAATGGCATACAAAGTGTTGATTTGATTCAAAAATACGGTTTCCCGGAAGATAAAATTTTGTTTGCAGGAATCATAAATGGGCGGAACATTTGGAGAAATCATTATCATAAAACCCTTTCTCTGTTAAAAACACTGCGCCAAAATGCAGCCCAGATGGCTGTTTCCACTTCCTGTTCCCTTTTGCACGTTCCTTATACGCTAAAAGGAGAAACCGTCCTTTCAAAAGAAAAGAAAGCCTACTTTTCCTTTGCGGAAGAAAAACTGACGGAACTGAAAGAACTGTCGATGTTTGCGGAGAAAAATGCTGTACAGCAGGCTGAGTACTGTAAACTGAATGAGAAGTTGTTTCAGGCAGAGCGGCCTGACATGAACAAAGCGGTTCGCGAAAAAATAGCTTCCCTGTCAGAAAAAGATTTTACGCGCATACCGAACTTTGCAGAGCGCGAAGAAATCCAGAAAAAAGTATTTGGTTTGCCTCTGTTTCCAACCACGACCATAGGCTCTTTCCCACAGACCAAAGAAATTAAATCCATGCGTGCACGTTATAGAAACAGAGAGGTTACACGTACGGAGTATACTGCTTTTTTAAAGAAACAGATTGCAGAGTGTGTTGCACTTCAGGAAGAAATTGGTCTGGACGTATTGGTTCATGGTGAATTTGAACGCAATGATATGGTAGAATATTTTGGTGACAACCTGAATGGTTTTCTGTTTACACAGAACGGCTGGGTACAGTCTTATGGCAGTCGCTGTGTAAAACCGCCGATTATTTGGGGAGATGTTTCTCGTTCTAAGCCGATTACTGTTGACTGGTCTGTGTATGCGCAGAGTTTAACGCAGAAACCGATGAAGGGTATGTTGACGGGCCCTGTTACGATTCTGAACTGGTCTTTCCCGCGTGAAGATATATCCCCCAAAGACTCTGCACTGCAGATTGCATTGGCAATTCGTGAAGAAGTGCTTGACCTTGAAGCACACGGCATCCATATTATACAAATTGACGAAGCCGCTCTGCGTGAAAAGCTTCCTTTGCGCAAAAGTGACTGGCACGAAGAATATCTGGATTGGGCAATTCCGGCATTTCGCCTTGTACACAGTGGAGTAAAAGCATCTACACAGATTCATACCCATATGTGCTACAGCGAATTTACAGATATTATTTCGGACATAGATGCAATGGATGCAGATGTCATTTCCTTTGAAGCCTCTCGCTCTGATTTAACAATTTTGGATTCTCTCGCGGGAGCAAAGTTTCAGACAGAGGTCGGCCCCGGGGTTTACGATATACATTCTCCCAGAATACCTACAGTAGAAGAAATTACAGCGGCACTGCATAAAATGCTTTCAAAACTTGATGCACACAAACTTTGGGTGAATCCAGACTGTGGTTTAAAAACACGCGGTGCTGTGGAAACCAAACCCAGTCTGTGCAATTTGGTTGCGGCTGCTAAAGCTGTCCGAAAGGAGCTGCAAAAATGATTACAAAATCCCTGTTTTACGATCATACAGTTTTCTCTTTTGAAATTTTTCCGCCAAAGCGTACTGCACCTATCAACACAGTTTACCACACACTGGAGAGCCTGCGGGAACTGTGTCCGGATTTCATTAGTGTAACTTATGGGGCTGGTGGCAGTGCAATAAATTCTGCTACTCTTCAAATTGCCACCGACATTAACCAAAAATATGGGGTCGAAAGTGTTGCCCACCTCCCCTGTCTTTACCTTTCCCGCAAGCAGGCGGTTCAGCGAGTAAAAGAGCTGACGGAAAGTGGTATTGAAAACATTTTAGCACTTCGCGGTGACGCAGTTCCCAACAAACGGCCTTTGCGCGATTTTGCACATGCAAGTGACCTGATTGCTTTTTTGAAGGGATTTGACAAATTTCATATAATGGCGGCGTGTTACCCGGAAGTACATCCAGAAGCACCAGATATGGATACGGACATTCAACATTTAAAAGAAAAAACAGATGCCGGTGCATCTCACTTGATTTCTCAGTTGTTTCTGGACAATTCCTGCTTCTACACTTTTCTGCAAAAGGTGCGGGCAGATGGAATCACGGTACCTGTGGAAGCTGGTATTATGCCAGTTATCAACAAAAAGCAGATTCAGCACATGGTTAGCTTGTGCGGTGCTTCTCTCCCTGAAAAGTTTCGGACAATGATGGACCGATATGAAGATAATCCGGAAGCAATGCGTGATGCCGGCATTGCATATGCAGTTGACCAGATTGTAGATTTGATTGCGCATGGTGTGGACGGAATTCACCTTTATACCATGAATAATCCTTTGGTAGCACACAAAATCCACGAAGCAACGAAAACCCTTTTTCAACACTAAAATAAGCAAGGCCTCCGATAAAGACTTTCATGCAAATCGGTTGCCTTGCTTTATGATAATACTTGAAAACCATCCTGTTGCAGAATTCCTTTGAGTTTCTGCAAATAATGAGCGGCCGGTCTGCTTAATTTCGCTTTCGGATTATAAATCCAACCTATCTGCATCTGTTCATTGCTTTTCAGGGGAACAGAAATAATTGAATTTCCATTGAGGGTGCTGTTAAGTACGCCTGAACAAAGCGTATATCCATTTAAGCCAATCAGCAGATTAAAAAGAGTTGCGCGGTCACTGACATAGATACTTTTAGCCGCTTCTTCTGTACTGAGAATTTCTTCCGAGTAGTAAAAAGAATTGTGCTCTCCCTGCTCAAACGAAAGACGCGGAAAAGGTGCCAAATCCTGCAGGGTAAGCATTTTTTGCTCTGCGAGCGGATGGTGGCAGTTTAGAAAAACGTGCGGTCGGGCATTAAACAGCGGACAAAAAACCAAATGTTTCTCTTTCAGTAGTTTTAAAAGCACATTGCGGTTAAAGTCATTTAAGTATAAAATCCCCAATTCACTGCGAAATGTACTGACATCCTCAATAATATCATGTGTACGTGTTTCACGCAGTGTAAATTTATATTCTTCTGAGTCTGCTTCTTGAATTAGTGCAACAAAGGCTTCTACTGCAAAAGCATAATGCTGTGTGGAAATCGCGCACAGCTGTTTTTGGGGTGGACGGTTCAAGTAGCGCTGTTCCAGCAGCTCGGTTTGCTCTAAAATTTGTCTGGCGTAAGAAAGAAACTCAGCACCTTCTGCAGTTAATGAAATTCCATGCGGTGTACGATTAAAGATTTCGATATGAAATTCATTTTCCAGTTCCTTAACGGCACTGGAAAGTGTGGATTGTGCAGTATAAAGTTGATGTGCAGCTTCATTAAAGGAGCCACAGTTAATAATTTTTGAAATATAGCGAAGCTGCTGAAGTGTCATTTTGGTTACTCCAATGCGGTTTTATACTCGGACTTTGGTATCATGTCCCTTCATAACTTCTGCATTTAATCAAGCAGCAGCGAATGGGCGTTTTATTGAATAGTTTATTTAAAATTCATTATAACACAGGGCCAATAGGATTCCTACAATTTTAATGGTGGAATAATGTTGGTTAATTGTAAAATCAAATTGAACATATAGAAAAATCCATAGTGATTGGATTACTGTTAGAATAGAGTTCTCACACAACACTCTGACAGAAGGAGCCAATTACCATGGACAAGCCTTATTCTATCACAGAATTGGAAGAACGTAAACGAGGGCAGCATTTAGGTTCAGAAGAACGTGGCGCGATTGAGAGATTAAAGCGAATTGGACTTTCAAACCGAGCCATTGCTCGAGAGATAAACTGCTATATCTGTGCGGCCGGAAGAAAGCTCACTTTCCACCGGGAAAACACAGAGCGCAGCTGGCAGGGACATTCTGACGGGCGTATTACCGCTGCAGCAGCTGTGCAGGCTGTCCGTGTCGTTCAGCCTGCTGCAAAGCAAAGGGCGACAGACCAAAAGAACTGCAAATTAAAACAGATTTACTCCGGCTAAGTGACTAAATCCAGAAAGGGCATCGAAACCGAACGGGGAATCAAGCTTTGGGTCAACCATTCTGTTCAAGTAAAAGGGGCCTTTGGTGTACTGAAAAGCGACCGCAGATTCAAACGGGTTCTCACCTGGGGACGAACCAATATTTCAACGGAACTTTACCTTCTGTGCATGGGCTGCAGCTTAAACAAGCTGTGGGCAAAATGCAACACCGGAAGGCTGAAAACGCATTTGTTCTGCCTTCAAAAAGAATAAATTCCGAAAAAACAAAAAATGATGGAAGCGTCGGCTGCTCTGAAAAGTGCAGGCACTGCACTGCCGTGCCATTTAATACTTTCTTTCACTCTCTTTTTCGCGAAAATACCGACAGGATGCCCTTATTAACGCAAAAATAGGGCTGTTGCAAAATGAAAATTTTGCAACAGCCCCTTTCTTTTAGTTATTCTTTTTCTGTACAATCGAGCATCCAGCGAATAGCTTCCTCAAGGTGCCTATTCCAGTAATACCAGTCATGGCTGCCTTCCTCCTCCTGATACAGGAAAGGATAATTTTCTTTGTTTAAAAAGTCACGCAGCTCATGAATCTTCTCAATCAAGAAATCGCTTTTTCCAACTGTAAGGTAAAACGGGACAAGAGCTTTTTGAGCAGCCTTTAGCTGCATAATTAGGTATTCTGGATCTGAAACACTGTTTTTTAGCTTTTTGAGGTCACCAAAAACGGTTTGGTAATACTCGTAATTTGCAATCCTGGTTTCATCCTCCTGCTGGAACTGTGCTAGGGAATTGATAATAACAGCCGGCGAAAACAACAACGCTTTGCTGTACTTTTCTGGATAAGTCAAAGCAGTATGTTCTGCACCGAAGCCGCCCATGGACGCACCGCCTATAAAAACATCTTCCTTTTTGCGTGAAAGATGAAACGTGTTTTCGATAAAGTCCGGCAGCTCTTCTCCAATAAAGCGACAGTAAGCAAAGCCGGTTCCCTGACGGTCAAGGTAAAAGTTGTTTCCGCCGTTCGGCAATACAACTGCCAAATTGTACTTTTCAGCCAGCTGCAGAATGTCTGTTTTAAAAAGCCAATCTTTACTGCAGTCTGAATAGCCGTGAAGAAGATACAGCGTTTTTGTTAAACGGCTGTAGTGTACATTCCCGTCTTTTAACCAAGAATCAACGTCACTTGGAATGATTACATCTACGTTTGTTCTTTTTGATAATGCGTTTGAATGGAAAGTACCCTGAAATACTGCCATTTTGATTCTCCTTATTCTAGTTCAAATGCACCGGTGTAAAGTTGATAATACCTGCCCTTTTTCTCAATTAACTGTTCATGGTTTCCGCGTTCAATAATGCGGCCGTGGTCAAGTACCATGATGACATCTGCATTTTGGACGGTGGAAAGGCGGTGTGCAATTACAAAGACTGTACGGCCTTTCATCAAAGCGTCCATACCCTTTTGTACAATCGCTTCTGTGCGGGTATCAATGGAAGAAGTAGCTTCGTCCAGAATCATAACTGGTGGGTCGGCAACCGCTGCCCTTGCGATGGAAATCAACTGGCGCTGCCCCTGGGAAAGGCCGCCGCCGTCCCCTTCTAATACAGTTTGATACCCGTCCGGCAGCATGCGGATAAAGCCGTCTGCATTGGCAAGCTTTGCTGCTTTGATACATTCTTCGTCGGAAGCATCCAGCTTACCATAGCGAATGTTATCCATTACCGTACCGGTAAAAAGATTGACTTCCTGCAGCACAACGCCGAGAGAATGGCGCAAATCTGGTTTTTTGATTTTGTTGATATTGATGTCATCGTAACGGATTTTACCGTCTGCAATGTCGTAGAAACGGTTAATCAGATTCGTAATCGTTGTTTTACCGGCACCGGTTGCACCGACCAAGGCAACCTTTTGACCGGGCTCTGCATAAAGTGTGACATTATGCAGAACAATTTTATTTTCTTCATAACCAAAGTCAACGTCATCAAAGATAATTTTACCCTGCATTTTGGTATAGGTAAGGGTACCGTTACTATGTGGATGCTTCCATGCCCAGATATCTGTCCTTTCCGGACATTCTACCAGCTTACCGTTTTCTTCTTTGGCATTGACCAAAGTGACATAGCCGTCATCCGTTTCACTTGTTTCATCCAGAAATTTAAAAATTCTGGATGCACCTGCGAGTGCCATAACAACCATGTTTAGCTGCATGGAAACCTGCCCCATTGGATTGATAAAGCTTCTGGAAAGCGTAAGGAATGCAACAATGGTGCCAATGGTCAGTATATTCACACCGGTTAGGGACAAATTGTTGATTCCGGCAATTCCGGCGAAACCACCAATGACTGCCAGCAATACATACAGCAGAAATCCCATATTGTTGACAACTGGCATGGTAATATTGGCAAAGGTGTTTGCTTTTGCTGCGCTGTCGCAAAGTGCTTCGTTTTTCTTATCGAAAGCTTTTTTGGTTTCTTCTTCATGGCAGAATACCTTTACAACTTTTTGACCATTGATCATTTCTTCAATGTAGCCATCAACATCACCGAGGTCATTTTGTTGTTTGACAAAGTATTTGCTGCTTTTTCCTACAATTATTTTAATTGTTTTCAGCAGCAAAACTGTAAAGACAGCGACAAATACGGTAAGTCCTACACTCAGATAAAGCATGGAAACAAAGACTGCAACAATCGTAACAATAGAAGAAATAATTTGCGGCAGGCTCTGTGAAATCATTTGCCGCAACGTGTCAGTATCATTGGTGTAATAACTCATAATATCGCCGTGTGTATGTGTGTCAAAATACTTTAAAGGCAATGTCTGCATATGAGAAAACATGGTGTCACGGATGCGCTTTAATGTACCCTGTGCAACAACGACCATTGCCTTGTTGTAGAAAAGTGTTGCCAGTACACCAATCAGATAAATAATACCCATTGTCAGAAGTGCAGAAATCAAGCCCGTAAAGTTTGGGTTTTCTTTGCCAATCATCGGCATGATATACTGGTCAATCAGAGTTTGTAAAAACAGTGAAGAAGCTGCACTGACTGCCGCACTGATGAAAATACAGATAACAACGAGTACTAATTGTACTTTATATTTACTCATATAGGAAAGGAGCCGTTTGATTGTGCCGGGGCGAATCGCATCCAGCGGAAGTTTCTTTTTCGTTTTTGCGTTTTCTTTCTTATTCATGTGTGGTTCCTCCTTTCCCCTGTGATTCATATACTTCTCTGTAAATGTCAGAAGTTTTCAGAAGTTCCTCATGGCTGCCGAAAGCTGTGACCTGCCCGTCGTCCAGAACGATGATTTTATCAGCATCCTGTACAGAGGAAATTCGTTGTGCAATAATAAATTTTGTTGTATCTGGAATTTCCTCCTTGAATGCACTGCGGATTAGAGCATCTGTTTTCGTATCAACAGCACTGGTGGAATCATCCAGAATCAAAATCTTCGGCTTTTTCAGAAGTGCACGCGCAATGCAGAGGCGCTGCTTTTGACCACCGGAAACATTGGTGCCGCCTTGGTCAATATAGGTATCATATTTGTCAGGAAATTCATTAATAAATCCGTCAGCCTGGGCCAGCTTACAGGCCTTTACAATCTGCTCGTCAGTGGCTTCTTTATTACCCCAACGAAGGTTGTCTTTGATAGTACCGGAAAACAGTGTGTTTTTCTGTAGCACCATAGCAACCTGATTGCGTAAAGTTTTAATGTCATAGTTTCGTACATCAACACCGCCAACGGTAACATGGCCGGATGTAACGTCATAAAGACGCGGAATCAACTGAACTAAACTGGATTTAGAGGAACCGGTTCCACCAATAATGCCGATTGTTTCACCAGATTTGATATTGAGATTGACTTTGCAAAGAACGGGTTTTTCTGCTTTTCTCGAATAGGAGAAGTTAACATCTTCAAAAGTAACAGAGCCATCCTTGACTTCCATCACTGGATTTTCACAGTTATGCAGACTACTTTGCTCGCTGAGCACTTCCACAATACGTTCTGCAGAAGCACGAGAAATAATAATCATCACAAACACCATTGACAGCATCATTAAGCTCATCAGAATCTGCATGGTGTAAGTAATCAAGCTAGTCAGGTCACCAGTGGTCAGGCCAACTGCAGGATTGTTACCACTGGAAACAATTGCCTGTGCGCTGAGCCATGAAATTAGGATCATTGCTGCATAAACGCATACCTGCATTAGCGGCATATTGAAAGCCAAAATGCCTTCTGCTTTTGAAAAGTCTGCAAAAATTTTCTTGGAAATTTGCTGAAACTTCGTTTCTTCATGTTCTTCTCGTATAAAAGATTTAACTACGCGAATACCGTGCAGATTTTCCTGCACAACACCGTTTAACTTATCGTAAGTCTTAAATACACGTTCAAAAATCGGATGCACATAGGCTGCGATGAAGAACAGTCCAAAGCCCAAAACGGGAATAATCACTAGAAAGATAACTGAAATATTGTGGCTAACCCGAAATGCCATAATCAACGCACAAATCATGATAATAGGAGCCCGAATTGCCATGCGAATCACCATCATGAATGCATTTTGTACATTGGTAATATCCGTAGTCAGACGGGTAACAATACTGGCTGTGGAAAATTTATCAATGTTGAAAAAAGAAAATTTTTGCACATTATAGTACATATCATGCCGCAGGTTTTTGGCAAAGCCTGCGGAAGCTGTTGCAGCT containing:
- a CDS encoding lactococcin 972 family bacteriocin: MVKEFRRRVVALAAAALMITATAAPAFAAVNVDGGSWDYGTSIAGWGQKKVWSNYYHDTRVHKSSCYLGTLKAESG
- the metF gene encoding methylenetetrahydrofolate reductase [NAD(P)H], giving the protein MITKSLFYDHTVFSFEIFPPKRTAPINTVYHTLESLRELCPDFISVTYGAGGSAINSATLQIATDINQKYGVESVAHLPCLYLSRKQAVQRVKELTESGIENILALRGDAVPNKRPLRDFAHASDLIAFLKGFDKFHIMAACYPEVHPEAPDMDTDIQHLKEKTDAGASHLISQLFLDNSCFYTFLQKVRADGITVPVEAGIMPVINKKQIQHMVSLCGASLPEKFRTMMDRYEDNPEAMRDAGIAYAVDQIVDLIAHGVDGIHLYTMNNPLVAHKIHEATKTLFQH
- a CDS encoding transposase, whose amino-acid sequence is MTKSRKGIETERGIKLWVNHSVQVKGAFGVLKSDRRFKRVLTWGRTNISTELYLLCMGCSLNKLWAKCNTGRLKTHLFCLQKE
- a CDS encoding alpha/beta hydrolase, giving the protein MAVFQGTFHSNALSKRTNVDVIIPSDVDSWLKDGNVHYSRLTKTLYLLHGYSDCSKDWLFKTDILQLAEKYNLAVVLPNGGNNFYLDRQGTGFAYCRFIGEELPDFIENTFHLSRKKEDVFIGGASMGGFGAEHTALTYPEKYSKALLFSPAVIINSLAQFQQEDETRIANYEYYQTVFGDLKKLKNSVSDPEYLIMQLKAAQKALVPFYLTVGKSDFLIEKIHELRDFLNKENYPFLYQEEEGSHDWYYWNRHLEEAIRWMLDCTEKE
- the metE gene encoding 5-methyltetrahydropteroyltriglutamate--homocysteine S-methyltransferase; protein product: MLSSVVGYPRIGEKRELKFAVQDYWKSDITTKELGDIAFNLRLTHWEKQKSAGIDLIPSNDFSFYDTLLDMAVLLGAIPVRYKSLGLSTLDTMFAMARGYQGKAGDVHALPMKKWFDTNYHYMVPELEKDTKLTLAGTKPFDEFLEAKKAGILTKPVLIGPYTFLKLAWYEKNLKAEDFVNDAAAAYAKALTRFAELGAEWVQFDEPALVKDMKTEDTELFTKLYQIMFSVPKGGVKVLLQTYFGDIRDCYQDVVSLPFDGVGLDFANGIQSVDLIQKYGFPEDKILFAGIINGRNIWRNHYHKTLSLLKTLRQNAAQMAVSTSCSLLHVPYTLKGETVLSKEKKAYFSFAEEKLTELKELSMFAEKNAVQQAEYCKLNEKLFQAERPDMNKAVREKIASLSEKDFTRIPNFAEREEIQKKVFGLPLFPTTTIGSFPQTKEIKSMRARYRNREVTRTEYTAFLKKQIAECVALQEEIGLDVLVHGEFERNDMVEYFGDNLNGFLFTQNGWVQSYGSRCVKPPIIWGDVSRSKPITVDWSVYAQSLTQKPMKGMLTGPVTILNWSFPREDISPKDSALQIALAIREEVLDLEAHGIHIIQIDEAALREKLPLRKSDWHEEYLDWAIPAFRLVHSGVKASTQIHTHMCYSEFTDIISDIDAMDADVISFEASRSDLTILDSLAGAKFQTEVGPGVYDIHSPRIPTVEEITAALHKMLSKLDAHKLWVNPDCGLKTRGAVETKPSLCNLVAAAKAVRKELQK
- a CDS encoding LysR family transcriptional regulator — translated: MTLQQLRYISKIINCGSFNEAAHQLYTAQSTLSSAVKELENEFHIEIFNRTPHGISLTAEGAEFLSYARQILEQTELLEQRYLNRPPQKQLCAISTQHYAFAVEAFVALIQEADSEEYKFTLRETRTHDIIEDVSTFRSELGILYLNDFNRNVLLKLLKEKHLVFCPLFNARPHVFLNCHHPLAEQKMLTLQDLAPFPRLSFEQGEHNSFYYSEEILSTEEAAKSIYVSDRATLFNLLIGLNGYTLCSGVLNSTLNGNSIISVPLKSNEQMQIGWIYNPKAKLSRPAAHYLQKLKGILQQDGFQVLS
- a CDS encoding helix-turn-helix domain-containing protein, yielding MDKPYSITELEERKRGQHLGSEERGAIERLKRIGLSNRAIAREINCYICAAGRKLTFHRENTERSWQGHSDGRITAAAAVQAVRVVQPAAKQRATDQKNCKLKQIYSG
- a CDS encoding DUF1430 domain-containing protein; translated protein: MKKIVSVMIVIAVVFQAYIGFLLESNREMETIQTNVQKYCQQFSIPDDAQISDPDELFSVLLKTAKETHTNLFRNYTMGNRDEKGKLEFEVIKYCLITVDSPYSKTFTIKRGRQFTPVETQNQTVKQFISTQSTGNAEQIGLLRNYMWETSLRLEPFYQMTSELKGSGRYYVELPDGVTKEAFLASLQKNIQQKFQVKIPAEKLQGDSKEIAMMTADEVPFECVYGMLMLMVIISLLYSLLRESKHIAVLKLHGVTTGRILWLLLRRVLLVFAVTVLVVMFAVGFYTGDFIYAWRVMRGTLAAYLVSALLVIGIGILTIHLCHIYQNLNGKSSSKSILYLNFAVKALSVLLILATGQTLYNDVSAYQKNINLYKVWSDAGSYGVFYPFTLGSSVTSKENLMVNKKIAKEIYPVLNGQGALYIDAANFQPEYLSSPTPYMFPSVQVNPNYLKKYPLLDSGGQPVTVSEDETNWVVLAPIHYKNQEAALRKDLLESRQGMNTLDHETFGMPSSTVKGMKLKIIWIADGQKVYSYNPKVAPETAAVLSNVLVQVMTEQNSCIGDRDGVRGNGDADPLKVKLTGTAQKTYEALTPLLKKKGVYENLQHLIATDQYMTEQAAIVQRQMNFDAVIALLLLLVLWLTVTQNMVILFDQNKKDLVVKKLFGWTAVGRFRKYILPGLGISAFMLCGYGVFSLVSKTMQWGYLLSVGIILLVVEGIVSFLTILRTENRKTVDTLKGDS